The genome window CtatataaatatgcagtaacgACGTCCATTAGACGCATATCTAGTTTTCATGTACTGTAAACTcacaaaatatttaaatatgATAGCATCCACTACAGGTGAATACGTTTCAACATAATCAAATCCAGACTTTTGTGAAAATTCTTGGAGTCCAAGTCTTGCCTTATACCttacaattttatttttttcatttcattttctcacAAATACCCATTTATCTTCTACTAGCTTTACACCTTCAAGTGTTTGGACTACAGGTCCAAAAACTTTGTTTTTAACCAGTGAGTCTAATTCAGATTGGATCACATCTTTTCATTTTGGCCAATCATTTCTATACCGACATTCATCAATCGATTTAGATTCATAATCCTCATCAActtctataatatcaagtgctacatttgATCAGGctccaattaaattttctatgatttcgTTCTTTTCAGGAGTTAGCTCTTCAGGAGGGACCTCTTCAAGAGAttgaattttgtcatgacatttaATCTTCGgagatatttgaaatcaatttataccTTATTTAGATAGGCCGGCtttaaatttatttgtagcACTTGTGCATGTCCTTCAGGGACATCAATTTTAATCAAGGTATTTCCTGCAGGAATAGTTGATTTAATGATTCTTCTGGAGTTGATAATATATCTGACAATTGGTTTGCAGTTTTCTgcaaatgaataattttttgaacttctAGTTCACATTATTTTGTATAAGGATCGAGAAAATccaatttttttaaatgattttcatTCGGTTGATCTTTTCCTCCCCTTAATGTTGGGAATCGTAACTcatcagaataaataaatcattcaatagATCATCCATCAATATTTACGATATTTAATCATGAAAGGTGATTCATACCCaacataaattttaaatttcttttggagccatatataatataaaggggGTATGTATAAATACTTGTCGGCTCTCAAATATTTTCTCTTTCGTCAAATCATGTATTCATTAGGATCagtaaatttctgatttattgcaggtgatgattataaatcaaatgagaatgaagacAATTATATCGATAACCATTTCTCTCTCAAATGgttattataatataattaacCTTTATCTCACTTGATTTCTAAACATAATCTATATTATTGTCTCAATTTGATATCCATTTCGacggatattcaaattcaataattctTTCGAGACATGGTAAAAAGTAATGCTTTATTTATGATAAACTTTTCTCCTACAGAGAGAAATATAGCAATGGCTCTTTCGGAGCTTTCAATCACTTAAGTACTACTACTGATTGTGTTTATCTCTTTTGTTGGAATATGGTGTATATAGTAGCACTTATTAATGAGACACATATCATTGTCACCATAATTCTTATGGGACGAATATCATCACTATAATCCTTTGATCCCAAATATTTAACATCCATTTTTTCTTCAGGAAGAAAAGTCAATTATTTTCATAAATTAAATCAATCATCATACGCCTTCAAGGCGTGTAAAGAAATTTGCCATGTGAAAATtctattataattttgatttgtCAAATGTACTTCGGGACATTTATCTTCAGGATCCTTACTTTCTTGCCTTTATCATTATTATCTCATTTCAAGTGGtaactttttctcttgtcatggtaaaatatatatttaccaaaatcatagTCATGACAACAACCAtaactaataaattgaaatttagtcgCATTCACTTCTGGGAATGAACTAGAACTAGCATGAAATAAGTACAAAATACTTCTCAAAATTTCTCTTAATATTGCTACTACAGGAGCATATTCGAGAAATCAATTATGGAGAGTATCATTCTTAATATATTTTATGAGTAAAATTTTCTCGACACAATTTCAACTGAGAAGTAATTCTGAAAATTGCATAATTATGTTCTTGTAGTCACAGATAAATTTATCATACCAAGCTTTTGAAATAATGACCATCTTCTAGTGGTCAACTATTTTCGTTAAAGAACGACCATCTTCAGGTGatcgaatctttttctttaaatatttcaaaagacaAGTACATTCTCAAatataattgattttctataataGCATCTCCAAAATTCAATGTATCAAAATATAAgtatttataacaaataattcTAAAGATAAATGAGTagaattaaaaggaaaaatattacCTCAAAGATGTCAAACAGTATATTATTGTGATTAGTGGTTGCTCAGCATTAAGCACTTATATTTTGCGATCATTCAAATGttagccataagaaattgaaataattttGTGGGTCAGAGATTTACCTCAGAAGTTACTTGAAGAAATACGGGCAGAATTTTGGCAAAATCTTGTGTTTCACTTTTGTTCAAGGTAGAGCCTCCGTTTTCACCTTTTACTCAAAAGTAAAGActcgtgctgataacgtgttgtaaaactaataaaataaatcactataatatcaagtgaaatattgaagatattagagaaagaaaTAGAGAGTGATTATCTTATTATTCCAACTAATACAAAAGTCCTCACaaagggtgtcaatgtacctctatatataggtactacaagattaaatGTACATTaatcctattaaacacccactactaTAAGAATATGAAAAAATCTATGAAACGATTTCTctactacatgaatagatttatggattgtaacttctatacataatgtagcaataaatcatgaattaattctCTTGGAAATACAAAAGGACATCCACACTTTAAATTATTTCATAACACCTCAACAGTAAATTTTCACGAGTTTTTCTAGCGAGTTTCCTAGTCACTCGCTAAAATGTTTTaaagtgttaattttttttacaagaaTGAAactaattcaaaaaaaaaattaaatgcaaGGGGGCAATTAATTACAAGTATGTGCATACACATGGTAAATTAAGTATAATTTAAATGTATAATGAGTGCTCCGAGGGCACTCTAgtagaaaaatcaaaaatttcatttaCCAAATTAAATCATAGTCTTATTTGatcaaaaattttccaatatatgAAGTTAAATCATAGTTTTATTTCATCACCAACTCTCCAAATTGTCAAGTTAAATCACAAAATAGGATTATGAACTAGAAATATCAGTAATAATAATCAATCAAAGTATTAGTAAGAGACCCTATACAGAAGCAAGGAGCAGATTTCCTAAAGAAAAATCATTAACAAAAGAAATAATTTAAAGAGAATCATTTTAAATAGCTCGTGTTACTTGGAGACAGACTTCTACTACACTCTACTTTGGCAAACGTTATAAGAGTTAAGATTTGATGGAGTGAGAAGAATAGAAAAGTATGAGTGATGTCCAACTTGAAAGTCAGCAATTGCCTTTTGAGTTGAATTGAGAATTAGGTTTAAAATTTCTTCCTCTCTATTGTTGGAAAGAAACATGAGTTATGGAGAGTGGTAATAGTTAGTGTCAGTCTGAGTGTTTCCCTCTCCCCTTTCTCCCACATCAGTCCAGTGAGAATTGAGTTATGAGAGTTTAAGTCCCTTTAAGTCCCTTGGTCCAACTTAAAAGTCAGCAATTGCCTTTTGAGTTGGATTGAGGATTAGGTCTAAAATTTCTTCCTCTCTATTGTTGGAAAGAGAAGaatagaaaagtagaaaaaaaaatacagagAGACAATTTGCAACCAGGCAAGAGCAGTAGCAGTTTGCCAAAATTGGAGGTGCACGTAGCCTGCACAGTGAACATTTTCAGGACCAGCAAATCCATGATAAATTTAATGAAATTTAAGGTACAAAGTAGAAAGGTGTTACAAGTTTAAGGATACAAAGTGGAGTAGGCctaaagttttatgaaaaagaaaatgaggaCATTAAAACTAGGCGGTTAATGTCCTCCATCCATCTTCAAAAATAGTAATTTGGCTATAGTTTACTGTAATAATATTGCAAATTTTTGTACAATTTGAATTTATTAGCAAGGGTCGTAAAGGAATTTTTTTACTCTACTCATCTTTCAAAAACAGAAAATGATTGCACTTGATCTAGAGTATTACAAGAAAAATGGTAATTTACAGTATCCTGATGGCATATGTTAGGTTTCGGGACTACCAGATAAAAGTTCTTGCCCCTGACTTTctgttttttaaaatttagatATATAGTAGGGCATAATATGCCATAATCATTACAAAGACCTCTCAAATCTAATAAACTTTTTATCTACTCATCCCCCGAAACTACACTGATGAAGAAATGGTCGCTTAATGGCTAATGTCATTTAAGATGACAAATGAAATCCCACAGAAAATCAAAATCTGTATAAGATTGAGTCCTGTACTAGCGTTGCGTTTCTTACAAACCTAGTTAGTTTTGACTATTTTCGTGGTGATTTCAAAAACTCACAAATTATGAATGACTAGATTATAGGTTTCCAAATTCTGGGAAGTAAATTTAACATTTTCTACACCAcaagaaattttttatatttaatttattacATTTCACTTGTCAATGTTAGTTTCGATTGATTTTCATCTGATATTTCCAAAAATTTACAAGCTAGGAGGTGCTAAATTGTATGTTCCCAAGCTCAAGGTGCAAATTTTAAATCCCGTGAGATATTGGTTGAGCAAAAgaacataaaatgaaaaatcttGGGACATACTACCTGCTTGTTTGGCTGTGAGGAATCTGAATCTCTTCTATTTTGCTGCTAATTTGATGAACTCGAACATTGAAGAAAATCTATGATGAAGCAATTATTGGATAGAAGACTAGAGAATTGTAGTTTCGTTTTTGTGCCAGGCCTAGTATCATTTGTTACCTTTCATCTTGTTCATAATAatcaagagttttttttttagtaattaattttatttattaataaggACTACCTAAATCTTTTCTCAATGAAACTGTCACATATAACCACCTTATTTTAATTACatgcatatatatgtatatatacatactaGCTCCCGCCAAATTCCTGAAGCCAAAAGTTCTGTTATAGTGTTCATGGTAGTTCTTATGGCTGTTGCGTCTCTATCCACTAATTGATTGAAATCACTTCCACTGAGAAGCAAGTTTGTAATAATCGTTCTTGAATCCTTATTTGTTGTTCCTATAGTATTAGAGGATTGTAAGAATGATGTGTAATGTTCCTGATTCAAGCTTTTGTTCTGATTGTTCCATTCTTTTttacttctcttttttcttttttatccttttctttttcctatcaTGCAATCGAGGTTcgccctttttatttttcttgtttagcaaattaggaaaataatgTTAGCACTTCTAAAATACCCTCTAACATTCCATCCTCTCTTTATGCTTATAAACGCAGGATGGAATACTAAATGGTATTTTAGAAGTGCCAATAACATTTCCCCCGCAAATTATTAGTTATTGTTGTTGCCAATTGCTGGGATTAAGCAAGCAGTTCTATGAGTTGGGATTTTGATTGTTCTATTCTTTAATCAAAAAcatagttaaaaaaaataactcaTAATAATAAAATACAAGAAATCCAAACATACGAAAACTCATATTACGCCTAGTATGACAACAAATGGTGCCAAAACGATCCATTTGCCCTTATTCTAAATCCAGTGCAACAAAtggctatatatatatgtgtgtgtgtaatgCTTTGGGGGTGTCAAAATACTAAATCCATTACATTAAGGGGTCAAAGCAtatattctttttcttcatGGGACAAAGTGTCATTAACTCTTATTGTTTTCCTCTCAAATATTTGTCTTTGAATTTGTTTACATGCCAAAAGTAAGTGATTGGATAATAAAACAATTGGTGCATAAAGGATTGTTGCATTCTTATCCAAGTGAAATAGCATCAACCTGCATAAAGGAagaaatcaagaaggaaatgtACTTGAGAAATTTTGTAATACCTGTAGTAAGTAAATGCATGCCTCTTGATAAGAACACAGCGACATGCTCgctctttttttcccccttctttttttcaaatgaaatattTCTCTTTCAAATGTCAAAGTTTCCTAAGTTCTACCTATTAATGTGCCAAAATAAATTCATGGCACCCTATACCTGTGCATTTTTTGCCGTAAACTGATAAATAAAAACcataatgaaaacaaaatgagGATCAGAAGAAAAGGGGGATTGGGAATTAATAACATGAGGCAAAAGACATTATTAGTAGAAAACAAGGTATGTATTATAAAAGATTGTTTCACTGACCTAGTCCCCGAACTGAATCAGATGACACTATCATACATGACTTTCTTTAATTAGTTCAAATTATGTTGGGATTGTCCCCGAAGAGAAGTGATACTAATTTTTTGCAACCCGAAAATGGTAAAACTTTTAGATTATTTACTGCAAAAAGTCTACTTCTAGATTAAGGTGGTGCAACTTCTGGATTGGTTCCTGATCATATTATTGAATATATTGGTGAAAACTACCCGTCTTGTTCTCTGGCAATGAATGTAGTAGATATTCTGAATTCCTTATTCATCAGACACCATGGCTGATATGACAAAACATATGACTTTCCATTGCATCATTGTTACTTTGGACATTAGGCCCCTTTCTTGCTCTGTTCTTTTAGCAAATTCACTTCCTTCGTCAACAATCTCGGGGCAATCGCCATGGCCATGAGCTCTTGAATTAGAAGCTTACAGGCGTAAGGTAAATACACCTGAATGGACGAGGTAAtgaaattaaccaaaaaaaacttttcaagGAAAAATGTCTTGTTTATAGTAAAAGATTCAGAAAGAAAAGCTTTTTTACCTGAACAATATCAGTTTTATTCTTGCAACTTCTGCACTCGAATGAACTCTTCTTGAAACAAGCAAGTGCAATCAAACCACAGTACTCACAGACATGAACCCTGTATGCATCGCTCTGGTCAAATAACCTCTCTTTAAGGAAGTGTGCAGCGCCATGAGCTATCATGCAGTCACGTTCCATCTCCCCAAATCTTAAACCTCCATCACGCGATCTACCCTCAGCCGGCTGCCTAGTGAGAATTTGAACAGGACCTCGACCACGAGAGTGGATTTTATCATCCACCATGTGCTTCAATCTCTGGTAGTAAGTTGGTCCCATGAATATCAGATCACCCATTATGCGACCTGTGTGCCCGTTGTACACTCGCTCAAAGCCCCGCATTTGATATCCACATTTATGAAGAGCTTTGCTGATATTATCCACCTGAAAATGTGgcatatatataagatttacagTTTAAGAAACTATTGAACTAAAAATACTACTATATCACATGGCAGCATGCTTACATACTTTAGTGCACAATCAATCATATAATCATTGCCTTGTTTAGAAAATCTTGTTACCTCTCTCCAAATTATGACTTCTTACACAAGATGTGAAAACTTAATCATGCTGTACATCTCAATCAATCATTTTTTCCCTATTTTAATGAAACCCAATTGTCTCAAGACATGCTATATATACGTACTTCAGTTATATGTTATCATTATGAGAAAAGAACTCAAGCATGGTGTCACAAAGTCCAAAATTGTCTTGAATGAATTCTGTGATACTTGTTCAATATTATAGAGACCTATCAAATTAAGCTTCTATATAATTACCGTGACATCAGTAAATGGAGTAGCATCCCCTTCCTTTCCCATATGAGCAGCCACTTTGCCCATAATGCATTCAATCAGCTGACCAATGGTCATGCGAGAGGGAATGGCATGTGGGTTCACAATGATATCTGGGCAAATGCCTTCAATTGTCCATGGCATATCTTCTTGTGTATAAGTCATTCCTACTGTACCCTTTTGTCCATGCCTACTACTGAATTTGTCTCCAATTTGAGGTATTCGAACTGATCTCATCCGAATTTTAACAAACCTCAATCCATCAGCATTCGTGGTTAAGAGCACCTATtagaaattaacaaaaaagaactaaggAAATATATAACAATGAAACACTCGAGCAAGTAGCAAAGAAAACCAAACAGCTTCACCTGATCCACAATCCCGCTCTCACTATGGCGCAGACTTGTACTATGATCACGTCGGGTATACCTCAAGGCGAGCCCTTGGGCTTCTTCTTGAGAAACAGATGTAGTCTTTCCAATAATTACATCATCACCTGAGACTCTTGTGCCCTGGAATAAGTATGAAGCAGATGAAGATCACAACACATTCACAGTGTTCCAACCTGTAGCGGTATATAGTTCTGTAATGTCAAATCATACTCACAGGAGGTGCAAAGCCATCATCATCTAGTTTATCATAAGATCCATGACGCATCCCCTGAAGAAAGAAGGGAGAATGACTAAGATAAAAGACCGTGTTAATGAACAGGTAAAAATGAGCAGCATTTGGAAAAGTTTCAACCATCGTATTTTCCCTGTTTGGACATCCAAACTCCTCCTTCACAAGTGTTCCCATCTTTTTCTCCTCATCCCTATTGAGAAGAAATGGATAGATTAACGTTATTTAGAGGAATTACAAAAAGATCCAGAGATGAATTCACTATGAAATTACCTATATGAACGGAAGGAAAGAGAGCGAAAAAATCCACGGTCAATCGAGGATTGATTCATAATTACGGAGTCCTCTTGATTGTATCCAGAGTAACAGGAAATGGCAACAATGgcattcttcaaaatcaacagAAAGGAAAGAGTTTAAGTAATTAGAACCAAAtccattaaaaaagaaaaggcataAGAGCAATAATTCATGTACAATTCCAGCAGGCAGTTGCCTAAAATGCAAATGCTCCATTGCTCGAGTAGTAACCAGAGGCTTCTGAGGGTAATAAAGAACATACCCCAGTGTATCCTGTATATGAGAAAGCAAGAcgaaaaaattgaataaaaaatacAGTCTACAAACAAAATTGTCAAGTTCATAGATACTTAAACGAAAAAATTATCCAATAGAAGAGGTTAAAAGAAGCCAAAAAGAGTAATGTTACCATTCTTAACTGGTAATTTGTAACATATATGCCCATTGCTTGCTTTCCCATCGCTGATTGGTAAGTATTACGAGGGGACTGCATCATATAATTACTATGAGAGACAACAAAAGtggaaaaagtaaagaaaaaagaaatgttaCTTTGCATCAACAGAGTTAATGAAGCAACTCAAGGGATGAAAAAAGTAACCTGGTTATGATCTGGAAAGGGAATGATTGAAGCACAAACTCCCAATATGAGTGAAGGATGAATTTCGCAGTGCGTGTAGGTTTCAGAATAAGCCTCATCTGGGTTGAGTCTTGAATTCATAAGATCCTAAGCATGATAGTGGGCAAGTCAAAAAATTGTGGAATTGAACTAATCATGTTGCCAACCAGGAAAAGAAAACTTATAGATGTATAGATTTTAGATGAAGAAACTCGTTGAATATTTACATTTATTGTCATTGAAATCATTGTGGTCTCCTCTTCTTCTGTATCAACATACTCAATGTATCCTTTTGCAATGAGATCATGCCAACCAAATTCCTCGGTGTATTCCTGACAGAAGAATTAGCAAGCCAGATAGCATCTAGGAATTGGGATTTGGGTTAAACCCATCATGCTACTTACTCTTTGCTGCAAGGCTAGGATATCCTTTTTCTTTATGAGTAATCTTTGTTTCTCCACAATGAACAATGGCCGACTACAGCGACCATAGTCTGTATACAGCCGAAGTTCTTTTAAGTGTATGTCACGGATAACTCCAACTTCAGTGTTAACATCAACCTGTAAATGAAAGGATAGTTTCCAGTTAACTTATCTACATCTACTTAAGCAGATCTCACCACATTTGTATACAAGTTGAAGACAACGTAGAAGTAATAAGGATGTCAGACCTGTCTCCTCAATTGTCTTAAAGTCCTTACTAACAGCTCAGGATTGCGGTGAATGCCAACCCAACAACCATTTACAAAAATTTTGGTGGCTTGAGGAATAACCGCGGGAGAAATTTCCTACACATTATGCAATTCTCAATGAGCTTAACTACGAAAGCATGGTAGCAAATGATTTTGGCTCTGCAACTATTGAAGCATTTCCCACCTCAAAATTCTCTGTGCTCCATTCCTCCAAAAACTCTAGAATAGGATTTGCTGCTGATCCTACTGTTATGTATACCATGAGTGCAAGGTTCTTTACTAGTCCACAGGCCTAATACGACAGAAATAAGTTCTTAATTGCTATGATTCCAAAATGTTAGATAAAGCATCTTAAGTGGACAAAAAATTACTTGTCCTTCAGGTGTTTCTGCAGGACACATCATTCCCCAGTGAGAGTTATGCAACTGTCTGGGTTTTGCCAATTTTCCTATACACATCAATATGAAAGTAAAAAATATGTCTTATCACATAAGACGATTACGAAACATACTAAGGACCAAAAAGTTTTGAAGAATAACATGCTATAAAAACTTGTACCCTCTCTTCCAATCGGTGAGTTCAGTCTCCTCAAATGGGATAGAGTTGATGCGTATGTCAAGCGATTTAATACCTATGCCATGATACACATTATTTTCTCAAAGAACAATCAGAAAAATAGAAGTAGGTGCAACATCATGTGTAAAATTTCCACCTGAGAAACTCCTGCTCTTGTACCAGCTGCATTTGCTTGCCCCCAGTTCCCAGTAGCAAGAGAGTACTTGAGTCCACTTGTGATTGTTTTTGCTTTGATTGCAAATTGAAGATTTACATCCTTTCCATTATCAACACACTGGTTCATAGATGCAAAGATATTCATTCACATTACGAGCAATGCTATAGAGTGGAGAAAAGTAGAAGCAACAGAACCTTTTGAATATAGGATCTGACATCCCTTGTTAACTTTCTGAAGAGCTGCACCATTTTCACATAAGTTACAGACCAAAAATTCTTGCAACTTGCcaataatttgaaaagtttaGGCAGCAGACCATTCGAAATAAGCCTCCAAGTAAAGGACCAGCAAGGTCCAGCCTCTTGTTAGCATAGTGATCCCTATCATCTTCAGGTCTTCGGCCAAGGACACAAAGTAAAAGCCGATGGATGATGTATCTAGTATTATGACAAAGGAACATGTATTG of Coffea arabica cultivar ET-39 chromosome 5c, Coffea Arabica ET-39 HiFi, whole genome shotgun sequence contains these proteins:
- the LOC113688909 gene encoding DNA-directed RNA polymerase II subunit RPB2-like, producing the protein MFGGNDEFIDQNVNSNDGKEEYDIDDSDEITQEDAWAVISAYFEDKGLVRQQLDSFDEFIQNTMQEIVDESADIEIRPESQHNPGRQSDFVETVYRISFGQIYLSKPMMTESDGETATLFPKAARLRNLTYSSPLYVDVTKRVIRKGHDCEEVTEAQEFTKVFIGKVPIMLRSSYCSLFQKPEKDLNELGECPFDQGGYFIINGSEKVLIAQEKMSTNHVYVFKKRQPNKYAYVAEVRSIAESQNKSPSSMFVRMLSRTSARGGSSGQYIRATLPYIRTEIPIIIVFRALGFVADKDILEHICYDFSDMQMMELLRPSLEEAFVIQNQQVALDYIGKRGSTVGVTRDKRIKYAKEILQREMLPHVGTGEFCETKKAYYFGYIIHRLLLCVLGRRPEDDRDHYANKRLDLAGPLLGGLFRMLFRKLTRDVRSYIQKCVDNGKDVNLQFAIKAKTITSGLKYSLATGNWGQANAAGTRAGVSQVLNRLTYASTLSHLRRLNSPIGREGKLAKPRQLHNSHWGMMCPAETPEGQACGLVKNLALMVYITVGSAANPILEFLEEWSTENFEEISPAVIPQATKIFVNGCWVGIHRNPELLVRTLRQLRRQVDVNTEVGVIRDIHLKELRLYTDYGRCSRPLFIVEKQRLLIKKKDILALQQREYTEEFGWHDLIAKGYIEYVDTEEEETTMISMTINDLMNSRLNPDEAYSETYTHCEIHPSLILGVCASIIPFPDHNQSPRNTYQSAMGKQAMGIYVTNYQLRMDTLGYVLYYPQKPLVTTRAMEHLHFRQLPAGINAIVAISCYSGYNQEDSVIMNQSSIDRGFFRSLSFRSYRDEEKKMGTLVKEEFGCPNRENTMGMRHGSYDKLDDDGFAPPGTRVSGDDVIIGKTTSVSQEEAQGLALRYTRRDHSTSLRHSESGIVDQVLLTTNADGLRFVKIRMRSVRIPQIGDKFSSRHGQKGTVGMTYTQEDMPWTIEGICPDIIVNPHAIPSRMTIGQLIECIMGKVAAHMGKEGDATPFTDVTVDNISKALHKCGYQMRGFERVYNGHTGRIMGDLIFMGPTYYQRLKHMVDDKIHSRGRGPVQILTRQPAEGRSRDGGLRFGEMERDCMIAHGAAHFLKERLFDQSDAYRVHVCEYCGLIALACFKKSSFECRSCKNKTDIVQVYLPYACKLLIQELMAMAIAPRLLTKEVNLLKEQSKKGA